The Anomaloglossus baeobatrachus isolate aAnoBae1 chromosome 7, aAnoBae1.hap1, whole genome shotgun sequence sequence ACGGGTTCAGGTACACTGACAGAATGGGTTCAGGTTCAGGCACAGGAAGAGTCACAGGACAGATGCAGGTACACTGACAGAACAGGTTCAGGTTCAGGCACaggcagggtcacaggacgggtTCAGGTACACTGACAGAACAGGTTCAGGTTCAGGCACAGGAAGAGTCACAGGACAGATTCAGGTACACAGGAAGTTCAGGTTCAGGTATGGGCAGCTTCACAGGACAGGTTCAGGTACGCAGGCAGATTGTGTTCACATACTGGTAGGATCACAGGATGGGTTCAGGTACACAGGCAGGTCAGGTTCAGGTACTGGCAGGGTCACAGGATGGGTTCAGGTACACAGGCAGGTCAGGTTCAGGTACTGGCAGGGTCACAGGATGGGTTCAGGTACACAGGCAGGTCAAGTTCAGGTACTGTAGGGTCACAGGACAGGTTCAGGTACACAGGCAGATCGTGTACCGGTTCAGGTATGggcagggtcacaggacgggtTCAGGTACACAGGCAGGCCAGATTCCGGTACTGGCAGAGTCACAGGATGGGTTCAGGTACACAAGCAGATCGTGTACCGGTTCAGGTATGggcagggtcacaggacgggtTCAGGTGCACATGAATATTTTCCTTGGGCTTCCACGACGTCTCTTCAGGACCACATTCCTTCCAGTCCAGAAAAGGGAAAAGGGTCCTTCCTATAACCTTCTTCATGGCCTTGATATTCTTGACCTCAAAGACATCCTCCGAGCTGACAGGCGAAGGCGTGGCACAGGGGTCCTTGAAGAAGTGGCTCAAGATTACAGGTTTAAGAAGAGATACAAGAAAGGAGTTGGGCATACATGACGAGGCGGGAAGCTTCAACTGGTAGGACACAGCACTGATTTGCTTGATGACCTTGGAACCGATAAAGCGAGGGCCTAACTTTAAAGAGCGCACCTTGAGACAGAGGTACCTTGATGAGAGCCACAACTTATCTCCTGGTCTAAAACATGGTGTATCCATGCTTCTTTTGGCTGCATGCTTTTTCATCCACTCAGACGACTTCTTGAGAGTTGCTTTAGTGTCCTCCCAGATTGTGAAGAAATTCTTCGAGGTCATCGGCAGCAGGAAAGTCAGAAGTGGTTGACATCAGGAGAGGGACATTAGGCCAAACACAATGACGAATGAGGACTTAGCAGATGCCTCGCTTACGATTATTATACGAGAACTCTTTGACCCAGTTGTCACGATGCACTTTCATAAAATGTCATAGGAAATTAGACAGAATCTGGTTGATCCGCTCCACCTGGCCATTGGACTGAGGATTGTAAGAACAGAAATACAGGGACACATTCAAGTTTACAAGTAGCTCTCCAGAATCCGTATGTGAACTGGACACCCTGTTGGATACAATGTGAAGGAGGAACCCGAGGAGACGGAAGATGTGCTGAATAGACGTCTCAGCGAGCACGGGAGCAGGTGAAAGACCAGGCAGTGGGGTAAAGTGAGCCACCTACGAGAAGTGATCCACCACCATCCAGATGACTGAGCAACCAGAAAACACAGGTCATAAAAATCCATAGCGCTGTTCCACCAGGGAGCTGAAGGAACGGGAAGTGGTAAAAGTCGTCCAGTCGGAAGTTCCCAAGGAGTCTTGTTTCGTGCAGACAAAGGACAGGCAGAAATAAACTCCGCAATATCTTTTTGCATGGTGGCCACCAGTACTGTCTCGAGATACGTTCAATAGTTTTTCTTTGCCCGGCATGACCAGCCAACTCTGAAGAGTGACTCCACAGCAGAACCTGACTCCACAGCAGAACCTGACTCCACAGCAGAACCTGATCCTATCTGTTTCTGATGCAAAATGTCTTCTCTGGAGGAATATGAGGCAAGTTCACTGGAGCCATAGTAACCATCTTGGAAGGTTCGATGATGTGTTGAGGCTTCTCCCTATAGGGGAAGGTACTTTAAATACATAGTGACACTTCTGGACTGGTCTCGTTGCCTCTTTAAGAAGCGGGGAGCATGCGCGTCCTAATTGCGTTGCTAGGAGACCTGAGCTGCGAGCTCAGGCCCTGAGACCTGGAGGCCGCGGCGGGAGCCGGAGCAGGAGTCACCGCTGGGTGGCTGTGGTGGTAAGTATGTCGGCGTCCCTGCTAGGGAAGTTAGGCTATATACAGTGCACAGATATCCCCAGCATACAGAGGATATAttcacccctatatacagtgtacagaTATCCCCAGCATACAGAGGATATAttcacccctatatacagtgcacagaTATCCCCAGTATACAGAGGATAtattcacctctatatacagtgcacagaTATCCCCAGTATACAGAGGATATAttcacccctatatacagtgtacagaTATCCCCAGTATACAGAGGATATAttcacccctatatacagtgcacagaTATCCCCAGCATACAGAGGATATAttcacccctatatacagtgtacagaTATCCCCAGCATACAGAGGATATAttcacccctatatacagtgcacagaTATCCCCAGTATACAGAGGATAtattcacctctatatacagtgcacagatattcccagtatacagaggatatattcacccctatatacagtgtacagaTATCCCCAGCATACAGAGGATATAttcacccctatatacagtgtacagaTATCCCCAGTATACAGAGGATAtattcacccctatatacactagTGTACAGATATCCCCAGCATACAGAGGATATAttcacccctatatacagtgtacagaTATCCCCAGCATACAGAGGATATAttcacccctatatacagtgtacagaTATCCCCAGCATACAGAGGATATAttcacccctatatacagtgtacagaTATCCCCAGCATACAGAGGATATAttcacccctatatacagtgtacagaTATCCCCAGTATACAGAGGATATAttcacccctatatacagtgtacagaTATCCCCAGCATACAGAGGATATAttcacccctatatacagtgtacagaTATCCCCAGCATACAGAGGATATAttcacccctatatacagtgtacagaTATCCCCAGCATACAGAGGATATAttcacccctatatacagtgcacagaTATCCCCAGTATACAGAGGATAtattcacctctatatacagtgcacagaTATCCCCAGTATACAGAGGATATAttcacccctatatacagtgtacagaTATCCCCAGCATACAGAGGATATAttcacccctatatacagtgtacagaTATCCCCAGTATACAGAGGATATAttcacccctatatacagtgtacagaTATCCCCAGTATACAGAGGATATAttcacccctatatacagtgtacagaTATCCCCAGCATACAGAGGATATAttcacccctatatacagtgtacagaTATCCCCAGTATACAGAGGATATAttcacccctatatacagtgtacagaTATCCCCAGTATACAGAGGATATAttcacccctatatacagtgtacagaTATCCCCAGCATACAGAGGATAtattcacccctatatacactagTGTACAGATATCCCCAGCATACAGAGGATATAttcacccctatatacagtgtacagaTATCCCCAGCATACAGAGGATATAttcacccctatatacagtgtacagaTATCCCCAGCATACAGAGGATATAttcacccctatatacagtgtacagaTATCCCCAGCATACAGAGGATATAttcacccctatatacagtgtacagaTATCCCCAGCATACAGAGGATATAttcacccctatatacagtgtacagaTATCCCCAGTATACAGAGGATATAttcacccctatatacagtgtacagaTATCCCCAGCATACAGAGGATATAttcacccctatatacagtgtacagaTATCCCCAGCATACAGAGGATATAttcacccctatatacagtgtacagaTATCCCCAGTATACAGAGGATATAttcacccctatatacagtgtacagaTATCCCCAGCATACAGAGGATATAttcacccctatatacagtgtacagaTATCCCCAGCATACAGAGGATATAttcacccctatatacagtgtacagaTATCCCCAGCATACAGAGGATATAttcacccctatatacagtgtacagaTATCCCCAGCATACAGAGGATATAttcacccctatatacagtgtacagaTATCCCCAGCATACAGAGGATATAttcacccctatatacagtgtacagaTATCCCCATGTAGGATTCCAGCCGTATTCCTGCTCCACCTGCGGAGGACGCGCCCCGCCCGTGTGACCGTCTTTATATTCTCCGGACATTATATAGTTTTTCCTCTATATTTGCAGATTTTCACCACTTCATGCAGAATTTCTCCACAAGTCTCCGAGTGATACAAATGAAACTAAAGGCGAAGCTTCTAGAGGAGACCACCACAATCCGGGTGGAGGACCTGCCCACCAACACCTCCGAGCAGCACCTCACATTCTTCTTTGAGAGCCCCAGACTCGGCGGAGGGAAGGTGCAGGAGGCAGTGATGTTCCCGGAGGAGGGCGCCGCGCTCCTGAAGTTCACTGATGCCAATGGTAAGATGCAGTGCTCACAGGGTGGGGTGGGGGGTGGCGAGGGGAGACGGACCACCACCAGTACTCAAGAGTAAAGATGGTCCATCTACCACAGCCATCTCAGCAGTGGATCCCACCTCTACATAGGATATTGGAGGGATCCAGAATGGGGTATAAAGAGGCAAAGTTATGGTGTCTGCAGGGATCAACTAAACATAGTAGCAGCGCTACGGCCTGTGTCAGGGCCATAATGGCGGCCATGTTGCTGGTTACATTGATTTCATAGAAGCAGACATAAATATATGGctgaatataaggtggccatacatCTATATATGGTATATCGCAGGAGATGGATTAATCTCACGCCATGATGCTGATGTCCATGTTGCTTTTTGCTCTCTTTTCCAGCtgtgaagatgatgatgaagaagCAGTTGGTGTTTAATAAGACCGCCATTCGCGTGTATCGCTACTACCCGTCATTACAACTACATCTCTATGGAGCGAGTGAACCTGATGTTACATTACCGCCCCCTCAAGAGTTCAGCATCAGCCCATACATACTGGAGCTTATCCTCAGTAACGAGCAGACGAAACTCATAGAAAGCAAGATGGCCGAGAAACACTGCGAGATGAAGTGGCCGAGTCCTGACTGCCTGACCCCCATTGTAACCATGGACTTCTCCAAGACCCTGTCTACTAGGACGATGGCGAAAGTGGTCCGCACATGGACTGAGGAGGTCTCTGCCGAGTTCTCACTCTTCATCTCAAGATATAAAGTCATAGACTGTAAAATGAGCCCGTCAGCCTGGGAGGACATCAAGGATCAGATCTCCACTGCTGCCTATGGCGAGGTATTGATCAAACACAACCCTGGGTCTGAGAAGATCTTCCTGGCGGGCACAACGAAGGACGTGAATAAGGTCGAGCAGATGTTCCGGACACTGGTGGAGGAAACCAGCAGAAAGGTGGAGAAAAGTAGTAAAGTGACGACCAGGACAGAGCCCATGTCTGCAGCCCTCTATCATATCATACGTAGCAGTGGTGTGGAGCAGAAGATACTGGACGACGTCCCAGAGCTGAAGATGGAGTACGACCTGTCTACACACAACGTCAGGCTCACTGGACTGCTAGAAGAAGTTCTCCAAGCCAAGTGTGAGCTAATGAGCGTGAAACAACAGCTGAAGTCCAAATCCATCCAGATGGACCCGCATGTCCTGCAGTTCTTGATGTCTGCTGACAATGACGAGGTCTCCTGCCTCCTCTTTGCACAACACAAAATAAACGCATTCATTGAGATGGAGGAAAGCTCGATCAAACTGACCGGTCACTCCAAAAAGGACTTGATAGATGCCCAGGAGCAAATTGGCCGAGAACTGATTTGTCAGCGAATTCCAGTTACAGACAAGAAAATCCTTGACAGTCCGGAGTGGAGAAGTCTTCAATCACATCTTCATGAGTCCTTCAATTCTGAGACCTCTACAGTCCTGATCCAGGAGTTCCCCTCCGGAGCGGAGAAGGATGTGGTGCTCGCAGGGATTTCCAGCAATATAGGACCCTGCTACGAACAGATGAAAGGCTTCATGGACGCTCACACGGTGATGGAGGTGACGGTCCCCATTCGCTCCAGGATCATGTTGCAATTCATCGAAGAAGAGAAGACGCAGATGTGGCAGAAGATCACGACCAATGTGAAAGTTGTGCAGAATAAGAACAGCGTGTCCTTGTTCGCTCCGAGGGTCCAGGCTGAGGATGCCGCCGCTCATGTCCGCAGTCTTCTTTCCACAATACATTGCGACTTTCTGCGCATCAATAAACCAGGAGCTAAAAAATTCTGTAAGAACCTTGAAGAAATTCACGCCACTACAGCAAAGACCAGATTCCATTGTGTGATCCGATTAGAGACGGACGGAGAGAACAGACCAGTAGATGAAGGCCAATATGAGGTGAAGCTGCAAAGTGGGGTGACCATCGCGGTGTACAAGAACGACCTGTGCCAACACAATGTGGACGTCATTGTGAATGCCGCTAATGAAGATCTGCAGCACTGCGGGGGTCTGGCCGCGGCCGTGCTTAAAGCAGCAggaaccaaactccaaaatgattgTAATCTTATCATCAAGAACGAAGGAAAATTGTCCGCCGGGGATTCAGTCATTACCGATGCTGGAAACCTGCCGTGCAAACAAGTCATACACACAGTCGGCCCCCGGTGGGATTCTCAGTCCCAAGTGAGATGTGAGAGACTTCTGCGCAGAGCGATTACCACAAGCTTAGAACTGGCCTCAGAAAATGGCCACAGCTCCATCGCCATGCCGGCTGTCAGCGCGGGAATTTTTGGGTTCCCTTTAAAAGAGTGTGCTCAAAATATACTGGACGCCATCATGGATTATGTGGAGAAGGGGAGCGCCAGCTGTTTACAGAGGATACACCTCGTCGATATGAACCTCCAGACTACAAACATTTTTTCTGAGCTTCTAAAATCTAGATTTGGAGGGAAAAAGATTAGCGGGACCCCAGCAGCAAGAGGACCCCAGACTCCCATCAGACCAGTAATCAGTGAGAAGCCACAAGTGACAGTGAGAAGTGAAGCCGAAGAAGTGGGGACCCCCGAGGGGCTGATCATCAGGCTGGTCCACAAGAAAATACAAGATGCCACAGTAAGTACCCAGCCTTATAAACAGGGACCTATCTATAGGGGGTGCAAAGGCGGGAGACGCACCCGACTTCTGGTGCCGGAAGGCTGATCCCTCATCACACCAGTATTATAAATGGCACCTAGTAGCCTGGGGCTCAGGAAACTGTTTACATTGAAGCCTGTTGgctgtaaagcaccactccagagttttgttgttttggtttttttcagcGCTGAAGGGGCACTTTAAATTCCCTGCCCCCTGTCACGTACTTTCCTTCCGGCATCTTCACCTCTTACCAACGCTGCTCCGGTCCCACGGCGCCGTCTTGTGCCATTAATTTCTGACTGACCGGAATTTCAGAAACTGCATCACAAGCtcgcaatacatctctatgagagccagaatgcgaCCAGGATGAGGCAAgagcgaggccagaatgaggcaagAGCGAGGCCAGAACGAGGCAAGAGCGAGGCCAGAACGAGGCAAGAGCAAGGTCAGAATGAGGCCAGAgtaaggcca is a genomic window containing:
- the LOC142244898 gene encoding protein mono-ADP-ribosyltransferase PARP14-like isoform X2, which produces MEDGSFQFPLSLQWDEGPESLKKLKNKLLLHFQSKKKSNGGECEIREQEDSRGYVLIHFKDVEVRDNVLRKENQKLKITEGKTINLRLKLPPSSPDSPLSPGVDTATGADGGALDATWTLVLIENVPDSYTSDMVALLVENLSASSKDQDFHVEMIPERKSAAITFTCDIDFHHFMQNFSTSLRVIQMKLKAKLLEETTTIRVEDLPTNTSEQHLTFFFESPRLGGGKVQEAVMFPEEGAALLKFTDANAVKMMMKKQLVFNKTAIRVYRYYPSLQLHLYGASEPDVTLPPPQEFSISPYILELILSNEQTKLIESKMAEKHCEMKWPSPDCLTPIVTMDFSKTLSTRTMAKVVRTWTEEVSAEFSLFISRYKVIDCKMSPSAWEDIKDQISTAAYGEVLIKHNPGSEKIFLAGTTKDVNKVEQMFRTLVEETSRKVEKSSKVTTRTEPMSAALYHIIRSSGVEQKILDDVPELKMEYDLSTHNVRLTGLLEEVLQAKCELMSVKQQLKSKSIQMDPHVLQFLMSADNDEVSCLLFAQHKINAFIEMEESSIKLTGHSKKDLIDAQEQIGRELICQRIPVTDKKILDSPEWRSLQSHLHESFNSETSTVLIQEFPSGAEKDVVLAGISSNIGPCYEQMKGFMDAHTVMEVTVPIRSRIMLQFIEEEKTQMWQKITTNVKVVQNKNSVSLFAPRVQAEDAAAHVRSLLSTIHCDFLRINKPGAKKFCKNLEEIHATTAKTRFHCVIRLETDGENRPVDEGQYEVKLQSGVTIAVYKNDLCQHNVDVIVNAANEDLQHCGGLAAAVLKAAGTKLQNDCNLIIKNEGKLSAGDSVITDAGNLPCKQVIHTVGPRWDSQSQVRCERLLRRAITTSLELASENGHSSIAMPAVSAGIFGFPLKECAQNILDAIMDYVEKGSASCLQRIHLVDMNLQTTNIFSELLKSRFGGKKISGTPAARGPQTPIRPVISEKPQVTVRSEAEEVGTPEGLIIRLVHKKIQDATAFSSHVAGCTDGGTAGRRQHYRPGSVFCGTVTSPSLGVHEMRIGALTFQIRSGDITKDGAEVIVNSSNDNFTLYSGVSKAILDAAGPSVQLVAKTLGSQPHKGYVITDSGNLAGSSWILHVSGPKQPADIKKIVLSCLQESEAQQAAGVAFPALGTGAGGLAAAVVGDGILGAVMDFISAGSARSVQMVKVVIFQQQMLNDFYMSMKKMEGTPLPAPKSLFNRLTALFRVPTFLRPTIQKKPVQKLTAFQLLDNIDPVVFSLCSDNQEKIDQTKQWLQKQIEQEQMETTLTDESVVELEDSEYQKILTLQKRLQVSVVYRPPDPSIHISGLTRDVYVASNEIQKIVNCVKDRKSRERAAELTANLVEWRHQQGSNMVAFHDMANLELEEARNASKTSVTVQSRNQRITVDPKNLTATDRHGNQIAIERVLKHEETSLKLPDHWQPMNSVPVMEVDVPAASAEYLEVQQLFVQTCHNQIQKIQRVQNQNLWLNYQIKKQSIEAKNRTATSERRLFHGTDLKSIQHINRNGFNRSYAGRNAAMYGNGTYFAVAASYSAQRFSPADASGQKHLYLARVLTGEFCGGRSGMLAPPAKSASNMTDLYDSVTDNPARPSMFIIFNDIQAYPEYHVTFS